A single region of the Duganella sp. BuS-21 genome encodes:
- a CDS encoding tetratricopeptide repeat protein, which produces MKNKTAQTMLYCALALSVWAPARADDFADVSKLAKAGKVVEALNKTNEYLSKRPNDPQMRFMKGVLLTEQNKTEEAIAVFTRLTEDYKDLPEPYNNLAVLYASTGQYDKARVALEKAIRTNPSYQTAYENLGDIYGKMASQAYDKALALGSSSAVPAKSKLTMLRTFSTSTGGKIAGAETAVAQAPAPAPVPAPAAARAASTQPPLISALPPQNPAQAHAPQRIPALSVSPPPAVGPKVAATVVPIPAPAPAPAPAPAPVKAAPAPTPIPVPAPTKVAAAPAPAPVPVAPPPVKVEPPKPAKAEPEKVAAKPDTSERDAVIAQVNGWAKAWGAQNVDAYLAYYSQQFEPPKGATRKAWADERRARIEGKGRIRVEISAPEVTVSGNTAKVAFRQTYESDRLTARSRKTLTMVKNGGKWQIKQEASGN; this is translated from the coding sequence ATGAAAAATAAGACAGCCCAAACAATGCTGTACTGCGCGTTGGCCCTGTCGGTCTGGGCGCCTGCCCGCGCCGATGATTTTGCCGATGTCAGCAAGTTGGCCAAGGCCGGTAAAGTGGTCGAAGCGCTCAACAAGACCAATGAATACTTGAGTAAACGTCCGAACGACCCGCAAATGCGGTTCATGAAGGGGGTGTTGCTGACGGAGCAGAACAAGACCGAAGAGGCGATCGCCGTCTTTACCAGGCTTACCGAGGATTACAAGGATCTGCCGGAGCCATATAACAATCTGGCCGTGCTGTATGCGTCCACCGGCCAATACGACAAGGCGCGCGTGGCGCTGGAAAAAGCGATCCGCACCAATCCGAGCTATCAGACCGCCTATGAAAACCTGGGCGACATCTATGGCAAGATGGCGAGTCAGGCTTATGACAAGGCGTTGGCGCTCGGCTCCTCTTCGGCTGTGCCCGCCAAGTCCAAGCTGACCATGCTGCGCACGTTCTCGACCAGCACCGGCGGCAAGATTGCCGGTGCGGAGACTGCGGTGGCGCAAGCCCCCGCGCCTGCACCTGTGCCGGCCCCTGCCGCAGCGCGGGCCGCCAGCACGCAGCCGCCGTTGATTTCCGCATTGCCGCCGCAGAATCCGGCACAGGCCCATGCGCCGCAACGGATTCCCGCGTTGTCCGTGTCGCCACCACCGGCCGTCGGGCCTAAAGTCGCGGCGACAGTGGTACCGATTCCAGCGCCGGCGCCGGCACCAGCACCTGCGCCAGCACCAGTAAAAGCGGCACCGGCGCCTACGCCTATTCCAGTGCCTGCGCCGACCAAGGTTGCGGCCGCGCCTGCGCCGGCACCCGTACCGGTCGCGCCGCCACCGGTCAAGGTCGAGCCGCCGAAACCGGCCAAGGCTGAGCCGGAAAAAGTCGCTGCCAAGCCGGATACCTCTGAACGCGATGCCGTGATTGCGCAGGTGAACGGCTGGGCCAAGGCCTGGGGAGCGCAGAACGTCGACGCCTACCTCGCTTATTACAGTCAGCAGTTTGAGCCGCCGAAGGGCGCCACGCGCAAGGCCTGGGCCGATGAGCGTCGCGCCCGGATTGAAGGCAAGGGCCGTATTCGCGTCGAGATTTCCGCACCTGAGGTGACGGTGAGTGGCAACACCGCCAAGGTCGCGTTCCGCCAGACCTACGAGTCCGACCGCCTGACCGCGCGCAGCCGTAAAACGCTCACGATGGTTAAAAATGGTGGAAAATGGCAGATCAAGCAGGAAGCCTCGGGTAATTGA